AAACTCACCTACGGAGTTATTCCCTTTTAATACACAGCTTGGGTATTTCCATGTTACTGCCGAACCTGTTTCTACCTGCGTCCACGATATTTTGGCGTTGTTTTCGCAAAGCCCACGCTTGGTTACAAAGTTATATACACCACCTTTACCCTCTTTATTACCAGGGAACCAGTTTTGTACGGTGCTGTATTTAATTTCGGCATCGTCCATAGCAATAAGCTCTACTACGGCGGCGTGCAATTGGTTTTCGTCACGGCTTGGTGCGGTACAACCTTCTAAATAACTTACATAGCTACCTTCGTCTGCTACTACAAGCGTTCTTTCAAACTGCCCTGTACCTGCTTGGTTAATTCGGAAGTAGGTAGAAAGTTCCATAGGGCAACGTACGCCTTTTGGGATGTAGCAAAAAGAACCATCTGTAAATACTGCCGAGTTTAGGGCAGCATAAAAATTATCTTTTTGTGGTACTACTGTACCCAAGTGTTTGCGCACTAGCTCTGGATGCTCTTTTATGGCTTCGGATATGGGGCAGAATATAATGCCTTTTTCCGCTAATGTTTTTTGGAAGGTAGTCGCTACCGAAACAGAGTCTACAACAATGTCTACCGCTACATTATTCATCTTCTTCTGCTCATCTACAGAGATGCCCAGCTTTTTGTACATGGCTAAAAGCTCTGGGTCTACATCGTCCAATGTTTTGTTAGGGTCTGCTTTTTTAGGTGCGGAGTAATAGGATATTGCCTGAAAATCAGGTTTCTCATAATGTACATTTGCCCACTCGGGCTCTTCCATTTGCTGCCAAACCCGAAAAGCCTCCAATCGCCATTCCGTCATCCATTCCGGCTCTTCTTTCTTTTTAGAAAGCGCACGAACAACATCTTCGTTAAGCCCATTAGGAAACGTATCCGATTCTATATCTGTATAAAAGCCGTATTCGTACTCTTTATTCTCGAGCTCAACTTTTAATTCTTCTTCTGTATATTTACTCATCTTAGTTTGAATGTTTTAACGTTTGAATGTTATAACGTTCCCGATAGGTACTTTATAAAACCACTCAATAGTTTTGATATATCATTAATCTTAACATTGAGTTTTTTAAACTCATCATTAGATATATAATTTAAATCTGATGCC
The Flavobacterium litorale genome window above contains:
- the sufB gene encoding Fe-S cluster assembly protein SufB; the encoded protein is MSKYTEEELKVELENKEYEYGFYTDIESDTFPNGLNEDVVRALSKKKEEPEWMTEWRLEAFRVWQQMEEPEWANVHYEKPDFQAISYYSAPKKADPNKTLDDVDPELLAMYKKLGISVDEQKKMNNVAVDIVVDSVSVATTFQKTLAEKGIIFCPISEAIKEHPELVRKHLGTVVPQKDNFYAALNSAVFTDGSFCYIPKGVRCPMELSTYFRINQAGTGQFERTLVVADEGSYVSYLEGCTAPSRDENQLHAAVVELIAMDDAEIKYSTVQNWFPGNKEGKGGVYNFVTKRGLCENNAKISWTQVETGSAVTWKYPSCVLKGNNSVGEFYSIAVTNNYQQADTGTKMIHLGKNTKSTIISKGISAGKSQNSYRGLVQINGRAENARNFSQCDSLLMGNECGAHTFPYIESKNTTAKIEHEATTSKIGEDQVFYCNQRGIPTEKAIALIVNGFSKEVLNKLPMEFAVEAQKLLEISLEGSVG